One genomic window of Quercus lobata isolate SW786 chromosome 9, ValleyOak3.0 Primary Assembly, whole genome shotgun sequence includes the following:
- the LOC115962238 gene encoding glutathione S-transferase T3-like, whose translation MDSRSYSSFIDLVRGNINLEDEIFDVSESSPLLVEDSPVNDEVATSKKKQARGVNFSVEEDKLLVAAWLNTSVDPVYGNEQHKTTFYGKVAKYFMDQKTDSTRSVASLTTRWGTINRETVKFVGSLAKIEAKNESGTTAHDKIEKAKELFKEIHGSVFQFEHCWLILKDYPKWASTMPRGDSRKEMPQTPDLIDQGVGADGIMDFERPIGRKAEKANRKRKDDGQDIATQYLKKKMKVLEEGCVAEKERIRIKAEKVRLQELKENERIMMLDTSGMNEDQKAFYDGLKKEILAKQRSSHSLG comes from the exons ATGGACTCAAGGAGTTATTCATCATTCATTGATCTCGTACGGGGGAATATTAATCTTGAGGATGAAATTTTCGATGTATCTGAAAGTAGTCCCCTGTTAGTCGAAGATTCTCCAGTGAATGATGAAGTTGCCACTTCTAAGAAAAAACAAGCACGTGGGGTCAACTTCAGTGTTGAGGAAGATAAGCTGCTTGTAGCAGCATGGCTCAATACCAGTGTTGATCCTGTGTATGGTAATGAGCAACATAAAACAACATTTTATGGTAAAGTTGCCAAATACTTTATGGACCAAAAGACTGATTCTACACGTAGTGTTGCATCCCTAACAACCCGATGGGGAACAATTAATAGGGAAACAGTTAAATTTGTTGGGTCCTTAGCTAAAATTGAAGCAAAGAATGAAAGTGGAACCACGGCTCATGACAAG attgagaAAGCAAAGGAATTGTTTAAAGAAATTCACGGTTCCGTTTTTCAATTTGAACATtgttggctaatcttgaaagaTTATCCAAAGTGGGCATCTACTATGCCTAGGGGAGattcaagaaaagaaatgcCTCAAACTCCAGATTTAATAGATCAAGGAGTGGGGGCTGATGGCATTATGGATTTCGAGAGGCCAATAGGTAGAAAAGCTGAAAAGGCTAatcgaaaaagaaaagatgatggGCAAGATATTGCAACgcaatatttgaaaaagaaaatgaaagttcTTGAAGAAGGTTGTgtagccgaaaaagagagaatacgTATCAAAGCGGAAAAGGTTCGCTTGCAAGAGTTGAAAGAGAATGAAAGAATTATGATGCTAGACACAAGTGGCATGAATGAAGACCAAAAAGCTTTTTATGATGGACTCAAAAAGGAAATCCTTGCAAAACAAAGATCAAGTCATTCGTTGGGTTGA